A genome region from Nitrosopumilus oxyclinae includes the following:
- a CDS encoding universal stress protein, with the protein MYNTILVPHGGTDAGDQALKHAKYIAKNSSAKIVILNVIMPWSNPFFEELPDDDNSTHDQIESLLSNVKDNVRKFLAERVAHCRAEGLKCDGIFRTGNPANSIIKYANEENVDLIVMAKKKKSTTDYISLFKIGGTAKKVQEKAECSILLVET; encoded by the coding sequence ATGTATAACACAATTTTAGTGCCTCACGGAGGTACAGATGCTGGAGACCAGGCACTGAAACATGCTAAATACATCGCAAAAAATTCTTCTGCAAAAATTGTCATTCTAAATGTAATCATGCCTTGGTCTAATCCTTTTTTTGAGGAATTACCTGATGATGATAACTCTACACATGATCAAATAGAGTCTCTGCTCTCAAATGTAAAAGATAATGTTAGAAAATTTTTAGCAGAACGAGTTGCACATTGTAGAGCCGAGGGCTTGAAATGCGATGGAATTTTTAGAACTGGTAATCCTGCAAATTCAATCATAAAATATGCAAATGAAGAAAATGTTGATCTTATAGTGATGGCTAAAAAGAAAAAATCTACTACTGATTACATATCTCTTTTCAAGATAGGTGGAACCGCAAAAAAAGTACAAGAAAAGGCAGAATGTTCAATTTTACTAGTTGAAACATAG